In Methanobacterium petrolearium, the following proteins share a genomic window:
- a CDS encoding inorganic diphosphatase, which translates to MNLWKDIPVGPDVPQIVNAVVEIPKGTRNKYEYDKENEAFAVDRVLYSPMHYPAEYGIIPKTLWDDGDPMDIMVVMREATFPGCIIETRVIGLMKMIDGDESDDKVLGVPVNDPTFKDVHNIYDVPEAFLDEVAHFFTEYKRLQEKPTKVLGWENAEKAFEAIKHSIDLYNSIK; encoded by the coding sequence ATGAATTTATGGAAAGATATACCAGTTGGACCAGATGTTCCCCAAATAGTTAATGCAGTAGTAGAGATTCCTAAAGGAACTCGAAATAAATATGAATATGATAAAGAAAATGAAGCATTTGCAGTGGATAGGGTTTTGTACTCTCCCATGCACTATCCTGCAGAGTACGGAATTATTCCTAAAACTTTATGGGATGATGGAGATCCTATGGATATCATGGTGGTTATGAGAGAAGCTACATTCCCCGGATGTATCATAGAAACCCGTGTAATTGGTTTAATGAAGATGATTGACGGAGATGAAAGTGATGATAAGGTTTTGGGCGTGCCTGTAAATGATCCTACATTTAAAGATGTTCACAATATTTATGATGTGCCGGAAGCATTTTTAGATGAAGTTGCCCACTTTTTCACAGAATACAAACGATTGCAGGAAAAACCAACCAAAGTACTGGGATGGGAGAATGCTGAAAAAGCATTTGAAGCTATCAAACATTCAATTGACTTGTACAATAGTATAAAATGA
- a CDS encoding mechanosensitive ion channel family protein translates to MNLNELILPMLIILIGIITGFLFEFLIIRKIREKCFETDWDGFKVVIRSLKGLSAFCFTIAAVYIALNYMVIDAAILSSINKILTILLVLLITWFVARLTSGFVNLYTQQAEGVLPSTSFFGNITKILIFAVGIMVIISFLGLSITPLLTAFGIGGIALALALEDTLSNMFAGLNVITSKEMLMGDYIMLDSGEEGYVQDITWRNTTIQSLTKNTIIIPNSKIASTIITNYHQDQKEMLVKVNIGVSYGSDLEKVEKVTVEVAREVIEELSGGDDSIDPYIRYSEFDDFSINFTVFLSVKEFVEQYRLKHVFIKRLHERYNTEGIVIPFPVRTVHMKNDGDN, encoded by the coding sequence ATGAATTTAAATGAACTTATTTTACCAATGTTAATAATATTAATTGGAATCATCACTGGATTCTTATTTGAATTCTTAATAATCCGAAAAATCCGGGAAAAATGTTTCGAAACGGATTGGGATGGTTTTAAGGTGGTTATCAGATCCTTAAAAGGATTATCTGCCTTTTGTTTTACCATTGCTGCTGTTTACATTGCCTTAAACTACATGGTGATTGATGCTGCTATCCTGAGTAGCATCAACAAAATTTTGACCATCCTTCTTGTTTTACTTATTACCTGGTTTGTGGCCCGTTTAACGTCTGGTTTTGTGAATCTATACACTCAACAGGCAGAGGGAGTTTTACCATCCACATCCTTCTTTGGTAATATAACTAAAATACTCATATTTGCCGTGGGAATCATGGTAATTATCAGTTTCCTGGGACTCTCAATCACTCCTCTGTTAACTGCCTTTGGTATTGGAGGTATTGCACTGGCCTTGGCCCTGGAAGACACTCTATCCAACATGTTTGCTGGTTTAAATGTTATAACTTCTAAGGAAATGTTAATGGGGGATTATATAATGCTTGACAGTGGTGAAGAGGGATATGTTCAGGATATAACCTGGAGAAACACCACCATACAATCTTTAACCAAAAACACCATCATCATACCCAACTCCAAAATCGCATCTACCATCATCACCAACTACCATCAGGACCAGAAAGAAATGCTCGTCAAAGTCAACATAGGAGTATCCTATGGGAGTGACCTGGAGAAGGTGGAAAAAGTTACCGTGGAAGTGGCCAGGGAAGTTATCGAAGAACTTTCCGGGGGGGATGATTCTATCGATCCCTACATAAGATACAGTGAATTTGATGATTTTAGCATTAACTTCACGGTATTTCTAAGTGTTAAAGAATTCGTAGAACAGTACAGGTTGAAACATGTATTCATAAAACGTTTACATGAAAGATACAATACTGAGGGCATTGTTATACCATTCCCGGTCCGTACGGTGCACATGAAAAATGATGGGGATAACTGA
- a CDS encoding right-handed parallel beta-helix repeat-containing protein: protein MGKHIILIFGVFLIAIILAGTGFAQPISDNVYVSPTGSDDTGTGTEENPFQTVMFGIIHVTDAGTVHLDEGTYDKNIDENSKDNNITIEKNVTIQGAKKDTTIIDGKNLYSLFYIPGDYTVNIKDLTIQNCKPDNECGAIVVKHGTLNVINCNFVNNEADDVGGAIANSGTVTVTNSLFNNNKATNRGGAIFNYGGTLTVTGSTFTGNSANMGGAIFIYPGMVKLSGNNFLNNDGNGIYIGYFLRNSGTNGISTIEINVNRIVGNTPYGLYVNLVPVGALAAGSDMIGFQVDATNNWWGSNNDPRTLSNAIYDPLNYADTSKWLVLKVSAVPVSVVYGSTSLVTASVVFNNLGEDTSLIGHIPDGTPITITTDIGNVGSKSVTRYTAAGIVSTIFRADDGLGTAHIYALLDGFMTPLPAEVVVTAASSVSAKTVPMQATGTPLLPLLVAAILMVGGVILPGRKK from the coding sequence GTGGGAAAACACATAATACTGATTTTTGGTGTATTTTTAATTGCTATTATCCTTGCTGGCACTGGTTTTGCACAACCAATAAGTGATAATGTGTATGTATCTCCTACTGGAAGTGATGATACAGGTACCGGTACTGAAGAAAATCCATTTCAAACAGTAATGTTTGGTATTATACATGTGACTGATGCTGGTACTGTTCACCTGGATGAAGGAACCTACGATAAGAATATAGATGAAAATTCTAAGGATAACAATATCACAATAGAAAAAAATGTCACTATTCAGGGTGCAAAAAAAGATACCACCATTATTGATGGAAAAAATCTGTACTCGCTATTCTACATCCCTGGTGATTATACAGTAAACATCAAAGATTTAACTATCCAGAACTGTAAGCCTGATAATGAGTGTGGTGCCATTGTAGTAAAACACGGTACTTTGAACGTCATTAACTGTAACTTCGTCAACAATGAAGCTGACGATGTTGGTGGGGCTATTGCAAACTCTGGAACTGTTACAGTAACCAACAGCCTATTCAACAACAACAAGGCCACGAATAGGGGTGGTGCGATTTTCAACTATGGTGGTACGTTAACTGTCACTGGCAGTACATTTACTGGAAACAGTGCTAACATGGGTGGTGCGATTTTCATCTATCCAGGGATGGTTAAACTCAGTGGTAACAACTTCCTTAACAATGACGGTAATGGGATCTATATAGGTTACTTCCTCAGAAATAGTGGTACAAACGGCATATCAACAATTGAAATCAATGTCAACAGGATCGTTGGAAATACTCCCTATGGACTATACGTCAACTTAGTACCAGTCGGTGCATTGGCTGCTGGAAGTGATATGATTGGTTTCCAGGTTGATGCTACCAATAACTGGTGGGGATCCAACAACGACCCACGTACTCTCTCAAATGCCATCTATGACCCTTTGAACTATGCAGACACATCTAAATGGTTGGTTCTTAAAGTATCAGCAGTTCCGGTCAGTGTGGTGTATGGAAGCACGTCCCTGGTGACAGCCAGTGTCGTCTTCAACAACCTGGGCGAAGACACATCCCTTATCGGCCACATACCAGACGGAACACCAATAACCATCACTACGGACATTGGAAATGTGGGCAGTAAATCAGTGACTCGTTACACAGCTGCTGGTATTGTATCCACCATTTTCAGAGCAGATGATGGATTGGGAACCGCCCATATATATGCATTACTCGACGGATTTATGACCCCACTACCTGCAGAAGTAGTAGTTACTGCTGCAAGCTCGGTGAGTGCCAAAACTGTCCCAATGCAAGCCACGGGTACACCATTGTTACCATTATTAGTGGCTGCAATTCTGATGGTTGGTGGAGTAATCCTACCTGGAAGGAAAAAATAA
- a CDS encoding SBBP repeat-containing protein → MKKCLMLLVFMGMMILSLNCVSAQDTGDNLSVEISNSTIPFVENEGQTNSEVEYYVDTFYGTVYVTHDSIIHSVKGENNTTMVIKEQFIHENGSVITFHATGHETGTAKVDYYMGNDSSQWKTALTTWNSISLGEIYPGITVILRANGDNVEKIFLIQARANPEDIKILILGTSDLQVTSEGDLKMQTPIGDVLLSKPLAYQEDDVISVNYNLDGNIYSFQVGEYDKSKELTIDPILQYGSYLGGTRDDAGQSITLDDDGNIYITGYTDSANFPTTTGAYQTSNAGTYDTFITKLAPNSHGTYNLQYSTYLGGTNYDYGTSIAVDNEGNIYITGYTWSEDFPTTTGAFQTSNAGAADSFIVKLTPNNQGTNDLKYSTYIGGSDPYMYADDYGYSIAVDTAGNIYVTGCTFSDDFPTTTGAYQTSNGGDSDVFVVKLTPNNQGTNDLKYSTYLGGSRYDYGYGITVDNEQNIYVTGCTWSGSYGTLFPTTAGAYQTSYSGIYGDAFISKLSPDNQGTDDLKYSTFLGGSDDDGGQGIAIDNNGTIYITGYTASNDFPTTSDAYQTSNAGSYDVFISKLTPDSQGTDDLKYSTYLGGNSNDYGWSIDLDKEKTIYITGYTGSDDFPTTSGAYQTSLHGWGDAFISKMSSYSQGSSDLQYSTYLGGDSDEFGYSVTLDDAGNIYATGYTYSENFPTTSGAYQANYQGAGDAFIVKLASVADVNITKTVDNTTPYVGDTVIYTIIVRNNGPDTSYGVTVTDIIPKGLKYLSSNTSYGSYDPVTGTWTMDYLSNGETATLTITSMVLQSGKITNTARVTALTYDPVRNNTTASTTITATPQSKPEPTPVYGKTINMQNTGMPVAGLLMAVLMVLGGIISSKK, encoded by the coding sequence ATGAAAAAATGTTTAATGTTGTTGGTTTTTATGGGGATGATGATTCTTTCATTGAACTGTGTTTCAGCTCAAGATACTGGTGATAATCTCAGTGTTGAAATCAGTAATTCAACTATTCCTTTTGTGGAAAATGAAGGACAGACCAACAGTGAAGTGGAATATTATGTAGATACTTTCTATGGAACCGTCTACGTTACTCATGATAGTATCATACACAGTGTAAAGGGAGAAAACAACACCACCATGGTAATTAAAGAGCAATTCATTCATGAAAATGGGAGTGTGATCACATTCCATGCCACAGGCCATGAAACAGGAACTGCTAAGGTTGATTATTACATGGGTAATGATTCCAGTCAGTGGAAAACCGCACTTACAACCTGGAATAGTATCAGTTTAGGTGAAATATACCCAGGGATAACTGTTATTCTAAGAGCCAATGGCGATAATGTTGAAAAAATATTTCTGATACAAGCTCGAGCCAATCCTGAAGACATAAAAATACTGATACTGGGGACAAGTGATTTACAGGTAACCAGTGAAGGTGATTTGAAGATGCAAACACCTATTGGTGATGTACTACTCAGTAAACCCCTCGCCTACCAGGAAGATGATGTTATATCCGTAAACTATAACTTGGATGGGAATATTTACAGTTTCCAGGTTGGAGAATATGACAAAAGCAAAGAACTAACCATCGACCCTATATTACAGTACGGTAGTTACTTGGGAGGAACAAGAGATGATGCTGGGCAGAGCATAACTCTCGATGATGATGGAAATATCTACATCACAGGATACACAGATTCAGCTAATTTCCCCACCACAACTGGTGCCTATCAAACCAGTAATGCTGGAACTTATGATACTTTCATAACCAAATTAGCCCCCAACAGTCATGGTACATATAACTTACAATACAGTACCTACCTAGGAGGAACCAACTACGACTATGGCACAAGTATTGCAGTAGATAACGAAGGAAACATTTATATCACAGGATACACATGGTCAGAGGATTTTCCGACAACTACTGGAGCCTTCCAAACCAGTAATGCAGGAGCAGCTGACTCTTTCATTGTTAAATTGACCCCTAACAACCAAGGAACTAACGACCTGAAATATAGTACTTATATTGGAGGATCCGATCCCTACATGTATGCTGATGATTATGGTTATAGTATAGCTGTGGATACTGCTGGGAACATTTATGTAACTGGATGTACATTCTCGGATGATTTTCCAACAACTACTGGAGCTTACCAAACATCCAATGGAGGAGATTCAGATGTATTTGTGGTTAAATTAACACCGAACAATCAAGGAACTAACGACCTAAAGTACAGCACCTACCTCGGAGGGAGTAGATATGACTATGGATACGGTATAACCGTAGATAACGAGCAAAACATCTATGTTACAGGATGCACATGGTCAGGATCATATGGGACTCTTTTTCCAACAACAGCAGGAGCTTACCAAACCAGTTATTCAGGAATCTATGGAGATGCTTTCATAAGTAAACTATCACCTGACAACCAGGGAACAGATGACTTGAAATACAGCACATTCCTTGGGGGAAGTGATGATGATGGTGGGCAAGGTATTGCCATAGATAACAATGGAACTATCTACATCACCGGATACACAGCCTCAAATGATTTCCCAACCACATCTGATGCCTACCAAACCAGTAATGCTGGAAGTTACGATGTTTTCATAAGTAAACTGACACCTGACAGCCAGGGAACAGACGACTTGAAATACAGCACCTACCTCGGAGGTAACAGTAACGACTACGGATGGAGCATAGATCTAGATAAAGAAAAAACCATCTACATCACGGGTTACACAGGATCTGATGACTTCCCAACCACCTCTGGAGCCTACCAGACCAGTTTACATGGATGGGGTGATGCATTTATAAGTAAAATGTCATCATACAGTCAGGGATCCAGTGACCTACAGTACAGCACCTACCTGGGAGGAGATAGTGATGAATTCGGCTACAGTGTGACCCTGGATGATGCAGGTAACATTTATGCCACAGGATACACTTATTCTGAAAATTTCCCAACTACCAGTGGTGCTTACCAGGCTAATTACCAGGGTGCTGGTGATGCCTTTATTGTGAAGCTGGCTAGTGTGGCTGATGTGAACATTACCAAGACTGTGGATAATACCACACCCTACGTTGGAGATACCGTAATTTACACCATCATTGTACGTAACAACGGACCCGACACTTCATATGGTGTGACAGTAACTGACATCATACCTAAAGGCCTGAAATACCTGTCATCTAATACCAGTTATGGATCATATGACCCAGTTACTGGTACTTGGACTATGGATTATCTGTCCAATGGTGAAACCGCCACCTTAACCATAACTTCAATGGTACTGCAATCTGGAAAAATAACCAACACCGCTCGAGTCACAGCATTAACCTACGACCCGGTACGCAATAACACTACCGCATCTACTACTATAACCGCCACCCCCCAATCTAAACCTGAACCCACACCAGTGTATGGAAAAACCATTAATATGCAAAACACAGGAATGCCTGTTGCTGGATTATTAATGGCGGTGTTGATGGTTTTAGGTGGAATAATCAGTTCAAAAAAATAA
- a CDS encoding VOC family protein has product MKIKYTTIIVEDMDESIKFYTEVMGFEIDSRYDLGRAGKITLLKGEGETMVEIIQNPQDEPGLFSIGMEVEDLKTTIKELKAKGAKITMDPTPITVGLLAFIEDPNGARIALIQHN; this is encoded by the coding sequence ATGAAAATAAAATACACAACCATAATAGTTGAAGATATGGATGAGTCCATAAAATTTTACACAGAAGTTATGGGATTTGAAATAGATAGCAGGTACGATCTTGGCCGTGCCGGGAAAATCACATTACTTAAGGGTGAAGGAGAGACTATGGTGGAAATTATTCAAAATCCACAGGATGAACCTGGACTGTTTTCAATAGGAATGGAAGTTGAAGACTTAAAAACCACGATTAAGGAGCTTAAAGCCAAAGGGGCTAAAATCACCATGGACCCCACCCCTATAACCGTAGGATTACTTGCATTTATAGAAGATCCTAACGGAGCCAGAATAGCGTTAATTCAACATAATTAA
- the rnc gene encoding ribonuclease III produces MRLLEKFNIKPNNIHLYQVAFLHESYAHEHGLTECYERLEFLGDAVLDLVVSEYLYKKDSNFNEGELTRLRSNYVCKQALYTYSIELGLHHHIKLGNGLEFTRREINSVTSDVFESFIGALYLDQGLETVKEFLSKTVIPHIDNGDIFFYDYKSRLKQLCDKDSLNITYRLINEEGDPHDKTFEMACVIDGKMRGTGTGGSKKEAEQNASKIALDTVSNH; encoded by the coding sequence ATGAGACTGTTGGAAAAATTCAATATTAAACCCAATAACATTCACCTATACCAAGTGGCCTTTCTTCATGAATCTTATGCTCATGAACATGGACTCACTGAATGTTACGAAAGACTGGAATTTTTAGGAGATGCAGTTCTGGATCTGGTAGTATCTGAATATCTGTATAAAAAGGATTCCAATTTCAATGAAGGTGAATTAACTCGCCTGCGGTCTAATTATGTGTGCAAACAGGCACTTTACACTTATTCCATAGAATTAGGTTTGCATCATCATATAAAGTTGGGTAATGGTTTAGAATTTACCAGAAGAGAAATTAATTCAGTTACCAGTGATGTGTTTGAATCTTTCATTGGAGCTTTATACCTTGACCAGGGTCTGGAAACTGTTAAAGAATTTCTCTCAAAAACCGTCATCCCCCACATTGATAACGGAGATATCTTTTTTTATGATTACAAATCCAGATTAAAACAATTATGTGACAAAGACAGCCTCAATATAACTTATAGGCTGATTAATGAAGAAGGAGACCCACACGATAAAACCTTCGAAATGGCGTGCGTAATTGATGGTAAAATGAGGGGAACCGGCACTGGTGGCAGTAAGAAAGAGGCAGAACAAAATGCCTCTAAAATTGCCCTGGATACAGTTTCAAATCATTGA
- the eno gene encoding phosphopyruvate hydratase produces the protein MSSAIENIEIRKILDSRGNATVEIDITTESGFGRVAAPSGASTGALEVVAFPEAGIDKLINAFPERVKPELVGINAEEIVLVDDILKKIDGTDNLSSLGGNVTVAISLAVAKAAASSHDIPLYLFLGGKLKNEIPYPLGNMINGGAHAGKNAPDIQEFLVVPVGAQNISEAVFANSSVHKRIGELIKVKDTRFTGGKGDEGGWAPNLSNYDALNIQSRACEEISDETGINVRPSLDLAPSALWDGSKYVYSREGVSRDTGEQIEFIEEIIDTYKMFFVEDPLREDDFEGFSELTRKVGDKCIICGDDIFVTNSNILSEGIARGAANAIIIKPNQIGTLSDTYQTVQLAKNNNYIPVVSHRSGETTDETIAHLAVAFGAPLIKTGAIGGERIAKLNELIRIEEQMTDPKMATF, from the coding sequence GTGAGTAGTGCTATTGAAAACATTGAAATAAGAAAAATTTTAGACAGTAGGGGAAACGCAACTGTGGAAATAGATATAACAACTGAATCTGGATTTGGAAGAGTTGCAGCGCCCAGTGGAGCCAGTACCGGTGCATTGGAAGTAGTGGCATTTCCAGAAGCAGGAATTGATAAATTAATTAACGCATTTCCAGAACGGGTTAAACCAGAATTAGTGGGAATAAATGCTGAGGAAATCGTTCTGGTTGATGATATTTTAAAAAAGATCGATGGTACTGACAACTTATCTTCTTTAGGTGGTAATGTCACTGTGGCGATTTCTCTTGCTGTGGCAAAAGCAGCAGCTTCATCCCATGATATTCCATTATACCTGTTTTTGGGAGGTAAGTTGAAAAATGAAATTCCCTATCCCCTGGGGAATATGATTAATGGAGGGGCACACGCAGGTAAAAACGCACCTGACATACAGGAGTTTCTGGTTGTGCCAGTGGGTGCTCAAAACATCAGCGAAGCAGTTTTTGCCAATTCCAGTGTTCATAAAAGAATAGGGGAGTTAATTAAGGTGAAAGATACCAGATTTACTGGTGGGAAAGGTGATGAGGGAGGATGGGCACCTAACCTTTCCAATTACGATGCACTGAATATTCAATCCAGAGCCTGTGAAGAAATATCAGATGAAACTGGGATCAATGTTAGACCCTCACTGGATTTAGCACCCAGTGCATTATGGGATGGGTCAAAATATGTTTATTCGCGTGAAGGTGTCAGTCGAGATACCGGTGAACAAATAGAATTCATAGAAGAGATCATTGACACTTATAAAATGTTTTTTGTTGAAGATCCACTTCGAGAGGATGATTTTGAAGGTTTTAGTGAATTAACCAGGAAAGTTGGCGATAAGTGTATTATCTGTGGTGATGATATTTTCGTTACCAATTCAAACATACTTTCTGAGGGAATAGCAAGAGGAGCTGCCAATGCCATTATAATCAAACCCAACCAGATAGGTACATTAAGTGACACCTACCAAACAGTGCAACTTGCTAAAAATAACAATTACATTCCAGTAGTATCACACCGTTCTGGTGAAACCACCGATGAAACCATAGCCCATCTGGCTGTTGCTTTTGGAGCCCCACTCATCAAAACCGGAGCCATTGGTGGGGAAAGAATTGCAAAATTGAATGAACTCATCAGAATTGAAGAACAAATGACTGATCCTAAAATGGCAACATTTTAA
- a CDS encoding magnesium transporter: MESEPTYPEETAGYNMIAQIPVYNVEDTLDEVEDLLTQNSCEYCSIDYFYITTPKNILKGVISIKDLLKSLDKSLKTEDVMVKDLVTVDPYTDQERVVYLALSNGLKAIPVVDSEGKLLGAVPYDTILHIFNQEVQSDIFNFGGIFHRVGDEYTTINSSAAHMIRSRLPWLIVGVVGGTMAASLIGHFEDLLSSFIALASFIPVMVYMSDAAGAQTEALIIRSMALDTKLNVGKYLTRELVVATALAAVSGLFASFMAYLTRQNLTLGIIIFLALFMSILASVSINTLAPLILKRFNYDPALATGPLATIFSDIATLAIYLGVALALLPTP; encoded by the coding sequence ATGGAATCAGAACCCACATACCCAGAAGAAACAGCAGGCTACAATATGATAGCCCAAATTCCTGTTTACAATGTAGAAGATACACTGGATGAAGTGGAAGACCTTTTAACCCAGAACTCCTGCGAATACTGCAGTATAGACTACTTTTACATCACCACCCCTAAGAATATCTTGAAAGGAGTTATCTCCATCAAAGACCTGCTAAAGAGTTTAGATAAATCTCTAAAAACCGAAGATGTTATGGTTAAGGATCTGGTAACTGTTGATCCTTACACTGACCAGGAACGGGTCGTATATCTGGCTCTATCCAATGGATTGAAAGCCATTCCAGTGGTGGATAGTGAGGGTAAGCTTCTGGGGGCAGTGCCCTATGATACCATACTTCACATCTTCAACCAGGAAGTGCAGAGTGATATATTTAACTTTGGAGGTATCTTTCACCGGGTTGGAGATGAATACACCACCATCAATTCTTCTGCTGCCCATATGATCCGTTCACGGTTGCCCTGGCTTATTGTAGGAGTTGTTGGCGGAACAATGGCAGCTTCTCTTATTGGCCACTTTGAAGATCTTTTAAGCAGTTTCATTGCTCTGGCCAGTTTCATTCCAGTGATGGTATACATGAGTGATGCTGCAGGAGCCCAGACCGAAGCATTGATCATACGTAGCATGGCCCTGGACACAAAACTCAATGTTGGAAAGTACCTCACCCGAGAACTGGTGGTGGCCACGGCACTGGCAGCTGTTTCAGGATTATTTGCCAGTTTCATGGCTTACTTAACCCGACAAAATCTTACTCTGGGAATAATCATATTTTTAGCACTTTTCATGAGCATCCTTGCCTCGGTAAGCATAAACACCTTGGCACCCCTGATTTTAAAACGATTCAACTATGATCCTGCATTAGCCACTGGTCCTCTGGCCACAATTTTCAGTGATATTGCCACGTTAGCCATTTATCTGGGTGTTGCCCTGGCTTTACTTCCCACTCCCTAA
- a CDS encoding prenyltransferase/squalene oxidase repeat-containing protein, with protein sequence MADKIIKENLLFIPCSEYANKVLKFVHDREHEDGGFTLYRGLPDTKNTYYGLKILQMFNEEPYNKENTINWIQKLQKDRMYGISGVFYRLNILDIFNEEITVPESYITQLNSKTEFANFEVVYFHTIISYLLQLDNFCKVVDWILPHQNDDGGFGMGRSDIVSTYLALESLNLIDPSLIRMKNSIREFVGKCLTKEGGFTFIPDVYPPYIEPTYAGMKICEILNNQPIKPGVTGNFIWSLQNINGGFRRSKYMGISELEYTFKALHILKIIKQLSNFSINVAV encoded by the coding sequence TTGGCTGATAAAATTATTAAAGAAAATTTGTTATTCATACCTTGTTCTGAATATGCCAACAAAGTTTTAAAATTTGTGCATGACCGGGAACATGAAGATGGTGGATTTACTCTATACAGAGGTCTTCCTGACACTAAAAACACCTATTATGGATTGAAAATTCTTCAAATGTTCAATGAGGAACCTTATAATAAGGAAAATACAATTAACTGGATTCAAAAACTGCAAAAAGACCGTATGTATGGTATTTCCGGAGTGTTTTATCGACTGAACATTTTGGATATTTTCAATGAAGAAATAACAGTTCCGGAATCTTACATCACACAACTAAACTCTAAAACTGAGTTTGCAAATTTTGAAGTTGTATATTTTCACACCATCATATCATATCTTTTACAGCTAGATAATTTTTGTAAGGTTGTAGACTGGATATTACCCCATCAAAATGATGATGGGGGATTTGGAATGGGTCGATCTGATATCGTGTCTACCTATCTTGCTCTGGAATCATTGAATTTAATCGATCCATCATTGATTAGGATGAAAAATTCAATTAGAGAATTTGTAGGTAAATGTCTAACTAAAGAAGGTGGTTTTACATTTATACCGGATGTATATCCACCTTATATAGAACCAACGTATGCCGGCATGAAGATCTGTGAAATATTAAATAATCAACCTATCAAACCAGGTGTAACTGGAAATTTTATTTGGAGTCTTCAAAATATCAATGGAGGTTTCAGGAGATCTAAATATATGGGAATATCCGAGTTGGAATACACATTCAAAGCTTTACATATTCTAAAAATTATCAAACAGCTATCAAATTTTTCTATAAATGTTGCAGTGTAA